One Bos taurus isolate L1 Dominette 01449 registration number 42190680 breed Hereford chromosome 14, ARS-UCD2.0, whole genome shotgun sequence genomic region harbors:
- the IQANK1 gene encoding IQ motif and ankyrin repeat domain-containing protein 1 isoform X2 yields MSSKKGGPRAAPGKSFPRAKPRAPAGKPGESRQPQRETGPQGMGRATLERPEAPAGPTAEDRAATIIQCAFRKLLARKELARRQQEHQDYQELMEKLQREAFVAQVRREQEAARRRQEEAAAAERRRQEERLRGARLLEAAFDGNLGEIQAVLREVDELLTREGVGCDAAGTARRLQRRLALVDFEDSGGNTPLSEAAAGGQSLAIQLLAEQGASPNSKGAFGRTPLYRAAFGGHLEAVEVLLKLGADPRVYADDGSTPEQVASLDTVVSVLQSWDLSLTDAMLRNMEAEQERRAQEAARHKEAEAQRCGGWEAGGWPGAALTTPLHRSMNLKVQQLAKEQQQCHQQLQQAYCELNRRIAEHDKCERRGVGLAELTLQAIKDAEEQVDRLQQEAQKAEEVLALARLELREQTEEAEEEVPGLKCQVSELHDVLMKDVGDRIRADGRWPLVIDPSGQAATFLRYQDTNYVDAVNPDHLRPERIRLALLGALRFGKPLVFDLREVDLFPAVQQQLEAVQPGLVQELLGRGLLEQERYLSLLRPTDGPEYSPNQFQEAHLQHFRLFFVTKVRWPPAEQLQVLLPVRVQLPGGGL; encoded by the exons ATGAGCAGTAAGAAGGGGGGACCCAGAGCtgcgccagggaagtccttccccAGAGCCAAGCCACGGGCCCCTGCCG GGAAACCCGGAGAGAGCCGCCAGCCGCAGAGGGAGACCGGCCCACAGGGCATGGGGCGCGCGACCCTGGAGCGCCCGGAGGCCCCTGCAG GGCCAACCGCGGAGGACCGAGCAGCCACCATCATCCAGTGTGCCTTCCGGAAACTCCTGGCGAGAAAGGAGCTGGCCCGCCGTCAGCAGGAGCATCAGGACTACCAGGAGCTGATGGAGAAGCTGCAGAGGGAG GCCTTCGTGGCCCAGGTTCGGCGCGAGCAGGAGGCGGCCCGGCGGCGGCAGGAGGAAGCGGCTGCGGCCGAGCGGCGGCGGCAGGAGGAGCGGCTGCGCGGGGCGCGCCTGCTGGAGGCGGCCTTCGACGGGAACCTGGGCGAGATCCAGGCGGTCCTGCGGGAG GTGGACGAGCTGCTGACCCGTGAGGGCGTGGGTTGCGACGCGGCGGGAACGGCGCGGCGGCTGCAGCGGCGCTTGGCCCTGGTGGATTTTGAGGACAGCGGCGGGAACACGCCACTGTCCgaggcggcggcgggcgggcAGTCCCTGGCCATTCAGCTGCTGGCCGAGCAGGGCGCCAGTCCCAACAGCAAG GGCGCCTTCGGCCGGACCCCGCTCTACCGAGCGGCCTTTGGGGGCCACCTGGAAGCCGTGGAGGTGCTTCTGAAGCTCGGAGCTGACCCCCGGGTGTATGCGGACGACGGGAGCACCCCCGAGCAG GTGGCCTCGCTGGACACTGTGGTCAGCGTGCTGCAGTCGTGGGACCTGAGCCTCACAGATGCCATGCTCCGGAACATGGAGGCGGAGCAGGAACGCCGGGCCCAGGAGGCAGCGCGGCACAAGGAGGCAGAGGCCCAACGGTGCGGCGGGTGGGAGGCGGGGGGCTGGCCCGGGGCTGCTCTGACCACCCCCCTCCACCGCAGCATGAACCTCAAAGTACAGCAGCTGGCCAAGGAGCAGCAGCAATGTCACCAACAG CTGCAGCAGGCCTACTGCGAGCTCAACCGGAGGATCGCGGAGCACGACAAGTGCGAGCGGAGGGGCGTAGGCCTGGCTGAGCTCACGCTGCAG GCCATCAAGGATGCAGAGGAGCAAGTGGACAGGCTCCAGCAGGAGGCCCAGAAGGCAGAGGAGGTGCTGGCCCTGGCCAGGCTGGAGCTGCGGGAGCAGACCGAggagg CGGAGGAGGAGGTGCCCGGGCTAAAGTGCCAGGTCAGCGAGCTCCACGACGTGCTGATGAAGGACGTGGGTGACCGCATCCGCGCAGACGGCAG GTGGCCTCTTGTCATCGACCCTTCGGGCCAGGCGGCCACATTCCTGCGCTATCAGGACACCAACTACGTGGACGCCGTGAACCCTGACCACCTGAGGCCGGAGAGGATCCGGCTGGCGCTGCTGGGGGCACTCAG GTTCGGGAAGCCCCTGGTGTTTGACCTGCGCGAGGTGGATCTGTTCCCGGCCGtgcagcagcagctggaggcgGTGCAGCCAGGCCTGGTGCAGGAGCTGCTGGGCCGCGGGCTGCTGGAGCAGGAGAGGTACCTGTCGCTGCTGCGGCCGACCGATGGGCCCGAGTACAGCCCCAACCAGTTCCAGGAGGCGCACCTGCAGCACTTCCGCCTCTTCTTCGTCACCAAGGTTCGGTGGCCCCCGGCCGAGCAGCTGCAGGTCCTGCTGCCTGTGCGCGTGCAGCTGCCGGGCGGGGGCCTCTAG
- the IQANK1 gene encoding IQ motif and ankyrin repeat domain-containing protein 1 isoform X5: MGRATLERPEAPAGPTAEDRAATIIQCAFRKLLARKELARRQQEHQDYQELMEKLQREAFVAQVRREQEAARRRQEEAAAAERRRQEERLRGARLLEAAFDGNLGEIQAVLREVDELLTREGVGCDAAGTARRLQRRLALVDFEDSGGNTPLSEAAAGGQSLAIQLLAEQGASPNSKGAFGRTPLYRAAFGGHLEAVEVLLKLGADPRVYADDGSTPEQVASLDTVVSVLQSWDLSLTDAMLRNMEAEQERRAQEAARHKEAEAQRMNLKVQQLAKEQQQCHQQLQQAYCELNRRIAEHDKCERRGVGLAELTLQAIKDAEEQVDRLQQEAQKAEEVLALARLELREQTEEAEEEVPGLKCQVSELHDVLMKDVGDRIRADGRWPLVIDPSGQAATFLRYQDTNYVDAVNPDHLRPERIRLALLGALRFGKPLVFDLREVDLFPAVQQQLEAVQPGLVQELLGRGLLEQERYLSLLRPTDGPEYSPNQFQEAHLQHFRLFFVTKVRWPPAEQLQVLLPVRVQLPGGGL; this comes from the exons ATGGGGCGCGCGACCCTGGAGCGCCCGGAGGCCCCTGCAG GGCCAACCGCGGAGGACCGAGCAGCCACCATCATCCAGTGTGCCTTCCGGAAACTCCTGGCGAGAAAGGAGCTGGCCCGCCGTCAGCAGGAGCATCAGGACTACCAGGAGCTGATGGAGAAGCTGCAGAGGGAG GCCTTCGTGGCCCAGGTTCGGCGCGAGCAGGAGGCGGCCCGGCGGCGGCAGGAGGAAGCGGCTGCGGCCGAGCGGCGGCGGCAGGAGGAGCGGCTGCGCGGGGCGCGCCTGCTGGAGGCGGCCTTCGACGGGAACCTGGGCGAGATCCAGGCGGTCCTGCGGGAG GTGGACGAGCTGCTGACCCGTGAGGGCGTGGGTTGCGACGCGGCGGGAACGGCGCGGCGGCTGCAGCGGCGCTTGGCCCTGGTGGATTTTGAGGACAGCGGCGGGAACACGCCACTGTCCgaggcggcggcgggcgggcAGTCCCTGGCCATTCAGCTGCTGGCCGAGCAGGGCGCCAGTCCCAACAGCAAG GGCGCCTTCGGCCGGACCCCGCTCTACCGAGCGGCCTTTGGGGGCCACCTGGAAGCCGTGGAGGTGCTTCTGAAGCTCGGAGCTGACCCCCGGGTGTATGCGGACGACGGGAGCACCCCCGAGCAG GTGGCCTCGCTGGACACTGTGGTCAGCGTGCTGCAGTCGTGGGACCTGAGCCTCACAGATGCCATGCTCCGGAACATGGAGGCGGAGCAGGAACGCCGGGCCCAGGAGGCAGCGCGGCACAAGGAGGCAGAGGCCCAACG CATGAACCTCAAAGTACAGCAGCTGGCCAAGGAGCAGCAGCAATGTCACCAACAG CTGCAGCAGGCCTACTGCGAGCTCAACCGGAGGATCGCGGAGCACGACAAGTGCGAGCGGAGGGGCGTAGGCCTGGCTGAGCTCACGCTGCAG GCCATCAAGGATGCAGAGGAGCAAGTGGACAGGCTCCAGCAGGAGGCCCAGAAGGCAGAGGAGGTGCTGGCCCTGGCCAGGCTGGAGCTGCGGGAGCAGACCGAggagg CGGAGGAGGAGGTGCCCGGGCTAAAGTGCCAGGTCAGCGAGCTCCACGACGTGCTGATGAAGGACGTGGGTGACCGCATCCGCGCAGACGGCAG GTGGCCTCTTGTCATCGACCCTTCGGGCCAGGCGGCCACATTCCTGCGCTATCAGGACACCAACTACGTGGACGCCGTGAACCCTGACCACCTGAGGCCGGAGAGGATCCGGCTGGCGCTGCTGGGGGCACTCAG GTTCGGGAAGCCCCTGGTGTTTGACCTGCGCGAGGTGGATCTGTTCCCGGCCGtgcagcagcagctggaggcgGTGCAGCCAGGCCTGGTGCAGGAGCTGCTGGGCCGCGGGCTGCTGGAGCAGGAGAGGTACCTGTCGCTGCTGCGGCCGACCGATGGGCCCGAGTACAGCCCCAACCAGTTCCAGGAGGCGCACCTGCAGCACTTCCGCCTCTTCTTCGTCACCAAGGTTCGGTGGCCCCCGGCCGAGCAGCTGCAGGTCCTGCTGCCTGTGCGCGTGCAGCTGCCGGGCGGGGGCCTCTAG
- the IQANK1 gene encoding IQ motif and ankyrin repeat domain-containing protein 1 isoform X6, whose translation MEKLQREAFVAQVRREQEAARRRQEEAAAAERRRQEERLRGARLLEAAFDGNLGEIQAVLREVDELLTREGVGCDAAGTARRLQRRLALVDFEDSGGNTPLSEAAAGGQSLAIQLLAEQGASPNSKGAFGRTPLYRAAFGGHLEAVEVLLKLGADPRVYADDGSTPEQVASLDTVVSVLQSWDLSLTDAMLRNMEAEQERRAQEAARHKEAEAQRCGGWEAGGWPGAALTTPLHRSMNLKVQQLAKEQQQCHQQLQQAYCELNRRIAEHDKCERRGVGLAELTLQAIKDAEEQVDRLQQEAQKAEEVLALARLELREQTEEAEEEVPGLKCQVSELHDVLMKDVGDRIRADGRWPLVIDPSGQAATFLRYQDTNYVDAVNPDHLRPERIRLALLGALRFGKPLVFDLREVDLFPAVQQQLEAVQPGLVQELLGRGLLEQERYLSLLRPTDGPEYSPNQFQEAHLQHFRLFFVTKVRWPPAEQLQVLLPVRVQLPGGGL comes from the exons ATGGAGAAGCTGCAGAGGGAG GCCTTCGTGGCCCAGGTTCGGCGCGAGCAGGAGGCGGCCCGGCGGCGGCAGGAGGAAGCGGCTGCGGCCGAGCGGCGGCGGCAGGAGGAGCGGCTGCGCGGGGCGCGCCTGCTGGAGGCGGCCTTCGACGGGAACCTGGGCGAGATCCAGGCGGTCCTGCGGGAG GTGGACGAGCTGCTGACCCGTGAGGGCGTGGGTTGCGACGCGGCGGGAACGGCGCGGCGGCTGCAGCGGCGCTTGGCCCTGGTGGATTTTGAGGACAGCGGCGGGAACACGCCACTGTCCgaggcggcggcgggcgggcAGTCCCTGGCCATTCAGCTGCTGGCCGAGCAGGGCGCCAGTCCCAACAGCAAG GGCGCCTTCGGCCGGACCCCGCTCTACCGAGCGGCCTTTGGGGGCCACCTGGAAGCCGTGGAGGTGCTTCTGAAGCTCGGAGCTGACCCCCGGGTGTATGCGGACGACGGGAGCACCCCCGAGCAG GTGGCCTCGCTGGACACTGTGGTCAGCGTGCTGCAGTCGTGGGACCTGAGCCTCACAGATGCCATGCTCCGGAACATGGAGGCGGAGCAGGAACGCCGGGCCCAGGAGGCAGCGCGGCACAAGGAGGCAGAGGCCCAACGGTGCGGCGGGTGGGAGGCGGGGGGCTGGCCCGGGGCTGCTCTGACCACCCCCCTCCACCGCAGCATGAACCTCAAAGTACAGCAGCTGGCCAAGGAGCAGCAGCAATGTCACCAACAG CTGCAGCAGGCCTACTGCGAGCTCAACCGGAGGATCGCGGAGCACGACAAGTGCGAGCGGAGGGGCGTAGGCCTGGCTGAGCTCACGCTGCAG GCCATCAAGGATGCAGAGGAGCAAGTGGACAGGCTCCAGCAGGAGGCCCAGAAGGCAGAGGAGGTGCTGGCCCTGGCCAGGCTGGAGCTGCGGGAGCAGACCGAggagg CGGAGGAGGAGGTGCCCGGGCTAAAGTGCCAGGTCAGCGAGCTCCACGACGTGCTGATGAAGGACGTGGGTGACCGCATCCGCGCAGACGGCAG GTGGCCTCTTGTCATCGACCCTTCGGGCCAGGCGGCCACATTCCTGCGCTATCAGGACACCAACTACGTGGACGCCGTGAACCCTGACCACCTGAGGCCGGAGAGGATCCGGCTGGCGCTGCTGGGGGCACTCAG GTTCGGGAAGCCCCTGGTGTTTGACCTGCGCGAGGTGGATCTGTTCCCGGCCGtgcagcagcagctggaggcgGTGCAGCCAGGCCTGGTGCAGGAGCTGCTGGGCCGCGGGCTGCTGGAGCAGGAGAGGTACCTGTCGCTGCTGCGGCCGACCGATGGGCCCGAGTACAGCCCCAACCAGTTCCAGGAGGCGCACCTGCAGCACTTCCGCCTCTTCTTCGTCACCAAGGTTCGGTGGCCCCCGGCCGAGCAGCTGCAGGTCCTGCTGCCTGTGCGCGTGCAGCTGCCGGGCGGGGGCCTCTAG
- the IQANK1 gene encoding IQ motif and ankyrin repeat domain-containing protein 1 isoform X4 — translation MGRATLERPEAPAAGPTAEDRAATIIQCAFRKLLARKELARRQQEHQDYQELMEKLQREAFVAQVRREQEAARRRQEEAAAAERRRQEERLRGARLLEAAFDGNLGEIQAVLREVDELLTREGVGCDAAGTARRLQRRLALVDFEDSGGNTPLSEAAAGGQSLAIQLLAEQGASPNSKGAFGRTPLYRAAFGGHLEAVEVLLKLGADPRVYADDGSTPEQVASLDTVVSVLQSWDLSLTDAMLRNMEAEQERRAQEAARHKEAEAQRCGGWEAGGWPGAALTTPLHRSMNLKVQQLAKEQQQCHQQLQQAYCELNRRIAEHDKCERRGVGLAELTLQAIKDAEEQVDRLQQEAQKAEEVLALARLELREQTEEAEEEVPGLKCQVSELHDVLMKDVGDRIRADGRWPLVIDPSGQAATFLRYQDTNYVDAVNPDHLRPERIRLALLGALRFGKPLVFDLREVDLFPAVQQQLEAVQPGLVQELLGRGLLEQERYLSLLRPTDGPEYSPNQFQEAHLQHFRLFFVTKVRWPPAEQLQVLLPVRVQLPGGGL, via the exons ATGGGGCGCGCGACCCTGGAGCGCCCGGAGGCCCCTGCAG CAGGGCCAACCGCGGAGGACCGAGCAGCCACCATCATCCAGTGTGCCTTCCGGAAACTCCTGGCGAGAAAGGAGCTGGCCCGCCGTCAGCAGGAGCATCAGGACTACCAGGAGCTGATGGAGAAGCTGCAGAGGGAG GCCTTCGTGGCCCAGGTTCGGCGCGAGCAGGAGGCGGCCCGGCGGCGGCAGGAGGAAGCGGCTGCGGCCGAGCGGCGGCGGCAGGAGGAGCGGCTGCGCGGGGCGCGCCTGCTGGAGGCGGCCTTCGACGGGAACCTGGGCGAGATCCAGGCGGTCCTGCGGGAG GTGGACGAGCTGCTGACCCGTGAGGGCGTGGGTTGCGACGCGGCGGGAACGGCGCGGCGGCTGCAGCGGCGCTTGGCCCTGGTGGATTTTGAGGACAGCGGCGGGAACACGCCACTGTCCgaggcggcggcgggcgggcAGTCCCTGGCCATTCAGCTGCTGGCCGAGCAGGGCGCCAGTCCCAACAGCAAG GGCGCCTTCGGCCGGACCCCGCTCTACCGAGCGGCCTTTGGGGGCCACCTGGAAGCCGTGGAGGTGCTTCTGAAGCTCGGAGCTGACCCCCGGGTGTATGCGGACGACGGGAGCACCCCCGAGCAG GTGGCCTCGCTGGACACTGTGGTCAGCGTGCTGCAGTCGTGGGACCTGAGCCTCACAGATGCCATGCTCCGGAACATGGAGGCGGAGCAGGAACGCCGGGCCCAGGAGGCAGCGCGGCACAAGGAGGCAGAGGCCCAACGGTGCGGCGGGTGGGAGGCGGGGGGCTGGCCCGGGGCTGCTCTGACCACCCCCCTCCACCGCAGCATGAACCTCAAAGTACAGCAGCTGGCCAAGGAGCAGCAGCAATGTCACCAACAG CTGCAGCAGGCCTACTGCGAGCTCAACCGGAGGATCGCGGAGCACGACAAGTGCGAGCGGAGGGGCGTAGGCCTGGCTGAGCTCACGCTGCAG GCCATCAAGGATGCAGAGGAGCAAGTGGACAGGCTCCAGCAGGAGGCCCAGAAGGCAGAGGAGGTGCTGGCCCTGGCCAGGCTGGAGCTGCGGGAGCAGACCGAggagg CGGAGGAGGAGGTGCCCGGGCTAAAGTGCCAGGTCAGCGAGCTCCACGACGTGCTGATGAAGGACGTGGGTGACCGCATCCGCGCAGACGGCAG GTGGCCTCTTGTCATCGACCCTTCGGGCCAGGCGGCCACATTCCTGCGCTATCAGGACACCAACTACGTGGACGCCGTGAACCCTGACCACCTGAGGCCGGAGAGGATCCGGCTGGCGCTGCTGGGGGCACTCAG GTTCGGGAAGCCCCTGGTGTTTGACCTGCGCGAGGTGGATCTGTTCCCGGCCGtgcagcagcagctggaggcgGTGCAGCCAGGCCTGGTGCAGGAGCTGCTGGGCCGCGGGCTGCTGGAGCAGGAGAGGTACCTGTCGCTGCTGCGGCCGACCGATGGGCCCGAGTACAGCCCCAACCAGTTCCAGGAGGCGCACCTGCAGCACTTCCGCCTCTTCTTCGTCACCAAGGTTCGGTGGCCCCCGGCCGAGCAGCTGCAGGTCCTGCTGCCTGTGCGCGTGCAGCTGCCGGGCGGGGGCCTCTAG
- the IQANK1 gene encoding IQ motif and ankyrin repeat domain-containing protein 1 isoform X3, which produces MSSKKGGPRAAPGKSFPRAKPRAPAGKPGESRQPQRETGPQGMGRATLERPEAPAAGPTAEDRAATIIQCAFRKLLARKELARRQQEHQDYQELMEKLQREAFVAQVRREQEAARRRQEEAAAAERRRQEERLRGARLLEAAFDGNLGEIQAVLREVDELLTREGVGCDAAGTARRLQRRLALVDFEDSGGNTPLSEAAAGGQSLAIQLLAEQGASPNSKGAFGRTPLYRAAFGGHLEAVEVLLKLGADPRVYADDGSTPEQVASLDTVVSVLQSWDLSLTDAMLRNMEAEQERRAQEAARHKEAEAQRMNLKVQQLAKEQQQCHQQLQQAYCELNRRIAEHDKCERRGVGLAELTLQAIKDAEEQVDRLQQEAQKAEEVLALARLELREQTEEAEEEVPGLKCQVSELHDVLMKDVGDRIRADGRWPLVIDPSGQAATFLRYQDTNYVDAVNPDHLRPERIRLALLGALRFGKPLVFDLREVDLFPAVQQQLEAVQPGLVQELLGRGLLEQERYLSLLRPTDGPEYSPNQFQEAHLQHFRLFFVTKVRWPPAEQLQVLLPVRVQLPGGGL; this is translated from the exons ATGAGCAGTAAGAAGGGGGGACCCAGAGCtgcgccagggaagtccttccccAGAGCCAAGCCACGGGCCCCTGCCG GGAAACCCGGAGAGAGCCGCCAGCCGCAGAGGGAGACCGGCCCACAGGGCATGGGGCGCGCGACCCTGGAGCGCCCGGAGGCCCCTGCAG CAGGGCCAACCGCGGAGGACCGAGCAGCCACCATCATCCAGTGTGCCTTCCGGAAACTCCTGGCGAGAAAGGAGCTGGCCCGCCGTCAGCAGGAGCATCAGGACTACCAGGAGCTGATGGAGAAGCTGCAGAGGGAG GCCTTCGTGGCCCAGGTTCGGCGCGAGCAGGAGGCGGCCCGGCGGCGGCAGGAGGAAGCGGCTGCGGCCGAGCGGCGGCGGCAGGAGGAGCGGCTGCGCGGGGCGCGCCTGCTGGAGGCGGCCTTCGACGGGAACCTGGGCGAGATCCAGGCGGTCCTGCGGGAG GTGGACGAGCTGCTGACCCGTGAGGGCGTGGGTTGCGACGCGGCGGGAACGGCGCGGCGGCTGCAGCGGCGCTTGGCCCTGGTGGATTTTGAGGACAGCGGCGGGAACACGCCACTGTCCgaggcggcggcgggcgggcAGTCCCTGGCCATTCAGCTGCTGGCCGAGCAGGGCGCCAGTCCCAACAGCAAG GGCGCCTTCGGCCGGACCCCGCTCTACCGAGCGGCCTTTGGGGGCCACCTGGAAGCCGTGGAGGTGCTTCTGAAGCTCGGAGCTGACCCCCGGGTGTATGCGGACGACGGGAGCACCCCCGAGCAG GTGGCCTCGCTGGACACTGTGGTCAGCGTGCTGCAGTCGTGGGACCTGAGCCTCACAGATGCCATGCTCCGGAACATGGAGGCGGAGCAGGAACGCCGGGCCCAGGAGGCAGCGCGGCACAAGGAGGCAGAGGCCCAACG CATGAACCTCAAAGTACAGCAGCTGGCCAAGGAGCAGCAGCAATGTCACCAACAG CTGCAGCAGGCCTACTGCGAGCTCAACCGGAGGATCGCGGAGCACGACAAGTGCGAGCGGAGGGGCGTAGGCCTGGCTGAGCTCACGCTGCAG GCCATCAAGGATGCAGAGGAGCAAGTGGACAGGCTCCAGCAGGAGGCCCAGAAGGCAGAGGAGGTGCTGGCCCTGGCCAGGCTGGAGCTGCGGGAGCAGACCGAggagg CGGAGGAGGAGGTGCCCGGGCTAAAGTGCCAGGTCAGCGAGCTCCACGACGTGCTGATGAAGGACGTGGGTGACCGCATCCGCGCAGACGGCAG GTGGCCTCTTGTCATCGACCCTTCGGGCCAGGCGGCCACATTCCTGCGCTATCAGGACACCAACTACGTGGACGCCGTGAACCCTGACCACCTGAGGCCGGAGAGGATCCGGCTGGCGCTGCTGGGGGCACTCAG GTTCGGGAAGCCCCTGGTGTTTGACCTGCGCGAGGTGGATCTGTTCCCGGCCGtgcagcagcagctggaggcgGTGCAGCCAGGCCTGGTGCAGGAGCTGCTGGGCCGCGGGCTGCTGGAGCAGGAGAGGTACCTGTCGCTGCTGCGGCCGACCGATGGGCCCGAGTACAGCCCCAACCAGTTCCAGGAGGCGCACCTGCAGCACTTCCGCCTCTTCTTCGTCACCAAGGTTCGGTGGCCCCCGGCCGAGCAGCTGCAGGTCCTGCTGCCTGTGCGCGTGCAGCTGCCGGGCGGGGGCCTCTAG
- the IQANK1 gene encoding IQ motif and ankyrin repeat domain-containing protein 1 isoform X1: MSSKKGGPRAAPGKSFPRAKPRAPAGKPGESRQPQRETGPQGMGRATLERPEAPAAGPTAEDRAATIIQCAFRKLLARKELARRQQEHQDYQELMEKLQREAFVAQVRREQEAARRRQEEAAAAERRRQEERLRGARLLEAAFDGNLGEIQAVLREVDELLTREGVGCDAAGTARRLQRRLALVDFEDSGGNTPLSEAAAGGQSLAIQLLAEQGASPNSKGAFGRTPLYRAAFGGHLEAVEVLLKLGADPRVYADDGSTPEQVASLDTVVSVLQSWDLSLTDAMLRNMEAEQERRAQEAARHKEAEAQRCGGWEAGGWPGAALTTPLHRSMNLKVQQLAKEQQQCHQQLQQAYCELNRRIAEHDKCERRGVGLAELTLQAIKDAEEQVDRLQQEAQKAEEVLALARLELREQTEEAEEEVPGLKCQVSELHDVLMKDVGDRIRADGRWPLVIDPSGQAATFLRYQDTNYVDAVNPDHLRPERIRLALLGALRFGKPLVFDLREVDLFPAVQQQLEAVQPGLVQELLGRGLLEQERYLSLLRPTDGPEYSPNQFQEAHLQHFRLFFVTKVRWPPAEQLQVLLPVRVQLPGGGL, translated from the exons ATGAGCAGTAAGAAGGGGGGACCCAGAGCtgcgccagggaagtccttccccAGAGCCAAGCCACGGGCCCCTGCCG GGAAACCCGGAGAGAGCCGCCAGCCGCAGAGGGAGACCGGCCCACAGGGCATGGGGCGCGCGACCCTGGAGCGCCCGGAGGCCCCTGCAG CAGGGCCAACCGCGGAGGACCGAGCAGCCACCATCATCCAGTGTGCCTTCCGGAAACTCCTGGCGAGAAAGGAGCTGGCCCGCCGTCAGCAGGAGCATCAGGACTACCAGGAGCTGATGGAGAAGCTGCAGAGGGAG GCCTTCGTGGCCCAGGTTCGGCGCGAGCAGGAGGCGGCCCGGCGGCGGCAGGAGGAAGCGGCTGCGGCCGAGCGGCGGCGGCAGGAGGAGCGGCTGCGCGGGGCGCGCCTGCTGGAGGCGGCCTTCGACGGGAACCTGGGCGAGATCCAGGCGGTCCTGCGGGAG GTGGACGAGCTGCTGACCCGTGAGGGCGTGGGTTGCGACGCGGCGGGAACGGCGCGGCGGCTGCAGCGGCGCTTGGCCCTGGTGGATTTTGAGGACAGCGGCGGGAACACGCCACTGTCCgaggcggcggcgggcgggcAGTCCCTGGCCATTCAGCTGCTGGCCGAGCAGGGCGCCAGTCCCAACAGCAAG GGCGCCTTCGGCCGGACCCCGCTCTACCGAGCGGCCTTTGGGGGCCACCTGGAAGCCGTGGAGGTGCTTCTGAAGCTCGGAGCTGACCCCCGGGTGTATGCGGACGACGGGAGCACCCCCGAGCAG GTGGCCTCGCTGGACACTGTGGTCAGCGTGCTGCAGTCGTGGGACCTGAGCCTCACAGATGCCATGCTCCGGAACATGGAGGCGGAGCAGGAACGCCGGGCCCAGGAGGCAGCGCGGCACAAGGAGGCAGAGGCCCAACGGTGCGGCGGGTGGGAGGCGGGGGGCTGGCCCGGGGCTGCTCTGACCACCCCCCTCCACCGCAGCATGAACCTCAAAGTACAGCAGCTGGCCAAGGAGCAGCAGCAATGTCACCAACAG CTGCAGCAGGCCTACTGCGAGCTCAACCGGAGGATCGCGGAGCACGACAAGTGCGAGCGGAGGGGCGTAGGCCTGGCTGAGCTCACGCTGCAG GCCATCAAGGATGCAGAGGAGCAAGTGGACAGGCTCCAGCAGGAGGCCCAGAAGGCAGAGGAGGTGCTGGCCCTGGCCAGGCTGGAGCTGCGGGAGCAGACCGAggagg CGGAGGAGGAGGTGCCCGGGCTAAAGTGCCAGGTCAGCGAGCTCCACGACGTGCTGATGAAGGACGTGGGTGACCGCATCCGCGCAGACGGCAG GTGGCCTCTTGTCATCGACCCTTCGGGCCAGGCGGCCACATTCCTGCGCTATCAGGACACCAACTACGTGGACGCCGTGAACCCTGACCACCTGAGGCCGGAGAGGATCCGGCTGGCGCTGCTGGGGGCACTCAG GTTCGGGAAGCCCCTGGTGTTTGACCTGCGCGAGGTGGATCTGTTCCCGGCCGtgcagcagcagctggaggcgGTGCAGCCAGGCCTGGTGCAGGAGCTGCTGGGCCGCGGGCTGCTGGAGCAGGAGAGGTACCTGTCGCTGCTGCGGCCGACCGATGGGCCCGAGTACAGCCCCAACCAGTTCCAGGAGGCGCACCTGCAGCACTTCCGCCTCTTCTTCGTCACCAAGGTTCGGTGGCCCCCGGCCGAGCAGCTGCAGGTCCTGCTGCCTGTGCGCGTGCAGCTGCCGGGCGGGGGCCTCTAG